From one Streptomyces sp. Q6 genomic stretch:
- a CDS encoding PP2C family protein-serine/threonine phosphatase: MMILVENSLYFPSHEGGTAVLCGVLLVTVIAAFVARLRFQARALASARAVARTLQDGMLRPLPSRVDGLRTEVRYRAAQPEARVGGDIYDVISTPFGVRVLIGDVMGSGMPAVGTALDALGAFRELARCEPRLPMVAQRMDAALARRKGSEDFVTALLLGLSADEGRAELVCCGHPPPLLIRGRRATYVDALPPSPPLGLFGLQDEWCRSSTVPLALGDRLLLYTDGVTEARDTVGTFYPLADRAVALYDPDPGVFLDAVSADLGRHAKGRINDDVALLLIDYGDIRAQGEQLRSQSPQLIRTEDIQPVEDVRPI; the protein is encoded by the coding sequence CGTTGTATTTCCCGTCGCACGAGGGCGGCACGGCTGTTCTCTGCGGTGTGTTGCTGGTGACGGTGATCGCCGCGTTCGTCGCGCGGCTGCGTTTCCAGGCGAGAGCTCTCGCGTCGGCGCGGGCGGTGGCCCGCACCTTGCAGGACGGGATGCTGCGGCCGTTGCCCAGCCGCGTCGACGGACTGCGCACCGAGGTGCGCTACCGGGCGGCACAGCCCGAGGCGCGGGTCGGCGGAGACATCTACGACGTCATCAGCACGCCCTTCGGGGTCCGGGTGCTGATCGGCGACGTCATGGGCAGCGGCATGCCCGCGGTCGGCACCGCGCTCGACGCGCTCGGCGCCTTCCGTGAACTGGCCCGGTGCGAGCCCCGGTTGCCCATGGTGGCGCAGCGCATGGACGCGGCCCTGGCCCGTCGCAAGGGCAGCGAGGACTTCGTCACCGCGCTGCTGCTCGGCCTGTCCGCCGACGAGGGACGGGCTGAGCTGGTCTGCTGCGGCCACCCGCCGCCCCTGCTGATCCGCGGTCGCCGCGCCACCTACGTCGACGCCCTGCCGCCGTCGCCGCCGCTCGGCCTGTTCGGATTGCAGGACGAGTGGTGCCGGTCGAGCACGGTGCCGCTGGCCTTGGGGGACCGGCTGCTGCTCTACACCGACGGGGTGACCGAGGCGCGCGACACCGTCGGCACCTTCTATCCGCTCGCCGACCGTGCGGTCGCCCTGTACGACCCGGACCCCGGGGTATTCCTCGACGCCGTCTCCGCCGATCTGGGCCGGCATGCGAAAGGGCGAATCAATGACGATGTCGCTCTTCTTCTGATCGACTACGGAGATATTCGGGCGCAGGGCGAACAACTCCGGTCGCAAAGTCCGCAATTGATCCGGACCGAAGACATTCAGCCGGTCGAAGACGTACGGCCGATATGA
- a CDS encoding NADP-dependent oxidoreductase, whose translation MSNDLAVTVQQTARPNGPAGADHFRFVESPVPAPAPGTALVENLHWSVDPYHREMMDESPYGSFALNAPLEGRTLGRVTASRTPELTEGEIVFHRHGWRTHSVVRPDEARRLPSFDKVPLSAHLSVLGGTGLTAYVGLTRIAELRPGQDLFVSAAGGGVGTATGRFARLLGAGRIVGSAGSRAKAAYLTERVGYDEVFDYRAGRVHDLLAKAAPTGIDVFVDNVGGEQLGAAIGALRRRGRVVRIGTVGQYDTGAEAPPVVFNHADVVEKSLRVEGFLVSDYRDVQEELYAFAVPHLQSGRLGLDETVVDGFERIVEAFLGMLRGANVGKVVVRAAA comes from the coding sequence ATGAGCAACGACCTCGCCGTCACCGTGCAGCAGACCGCCCGTCCGAACGGGCCCGCCGGCGCCGACCACTTCCGCTTCGTCGAGTCCCCCGTCCCCGCGCCGGCGCCCGGCACCGCCCTCGTCGAGAACCTCCACTGGTCCGTCGACCCGTACCACCGGGAAATGATGGACGAGTCGCCGTACGGCTCGTTCGCCCTGAACGCCCCGCTGGAGGGCCGCACGCTCGGCCGGGTGACCGCGTCGCGCACGCCGGAGCTGACCGAGGGCGAGATCGTCTTCCACCGCCACGGCTGGCGCACGCACTCCGTGGTCCGCCCGGACGAGGCCCGACGCCTCCCCTCCTTCGACAAGGTGCCGCTCTCCGCACACCTGAGCGTCCTCGGCGGTACGGGTCTGACGGCGTACGTGGGCCTGACCCGGATCGCCGAACTCCGGCCCGGACAGGACCTGTTCGTATCGGCGGCGGGCGGCGGGGTCGGCACCGCGACGGGCCGGTTCGCCCGGCTGCTCGGCGCGGGACGGATCGTGGGAAGCGCGGGGTCGCGGGCGAAGGCCGCGTATCTGACGGAGCGGGTCGGCTACGACGAGGTGTTCGACTACCGCGCGGGACGCGTCCACGACCTCCTGGCGAAGGCCGCGCCGACCGGCATCGACGTCTTCGTCGACAACGTCGGCGGGGAGCAGCTCGGCGCGGCGATCGGGGCGCTGCGCAGGCGCGGCCGCGTGGTGCGGATCGGCACGGTCGGCCAGTACGACACCGGGGCCGAGGCGCCCCCGGTCGTCTTCAACCACGCGGACGTCGTCGAGAAGAGCCTGCGCGTCGAGGGCTTCCTCGTGTCCGACTACCGGGACGTGCAGGAGGAGTTGTACGCGTTCGCGGTGCCGCACCTGCAGAGCGGCCGGCTCGGCCTCGACGAGACGGTGGTGGACGGGTTCGAGCGGATCGTGGAGGCGTTCCTGGGGATGCTGCGCGGGGCGAACGTGGGGAAGGTGGTGGTCCGCGCGGCCGCCTGA
- a CDS encoding regulator, translating to MAHQLPAENTPFIGRRREVAALRHLCARSRLVTVTGLGGIGKTRTALRAAAHLADGFADGAWLVELAGLQGDDMLVHAVTTALRATDHTTRPQHEVLAGHLADKHLLLVLDTCEHLVEACARLTAQLLRAAPRLHILATSRQPLGVRGEELFVVAPMSVPADAVQLFAQRGHAAHPGFELTARTRPTVERICARLDGIPLAIELAAGRLRGEQPEELLARLDDRFQLAADEPEHTSRHSTLRTTIGWSHELCAPAERLLWARLSVFAGAFSREAAEEVCADDALDRADIGRLLTGLVEKSLLVREDDGSAESAGRMGARGGPDAEVPLGGERFRQLDTVRAYGAEWLRRLGEERFARTRHLAWCQEFAARGEAAWFGPGQTAVFHATRRAHAQLLAALDFALSTPGQERAGARLAGTLWFYWVGCGLLGDGRYWLDRALAVVPGLHRDRLKALWVDGYIAILQGDARAAAAMLTECRAGALRSDDDRAYAYSTHRLGCAALMRDEHATAERYFRASLTSYAELGEHNSNVMMARIELAMALAFQGDLASAVTLCQEARAACETHGERWAKAYALYVLAFAAWAGGEGEEAAKLAEDCLVINYEFRDLVGVVLPVEVIALLWASGGDCEQAAVLQGAARGIWGRVGLPLFGSVYFNAPHDTAVALAREGLGDQAYEEAFERGASLGLDEAVALALHRAPEPLHTTC from the coding sequence GTGGCCCACCAGCTGCCTGCGGAGAACACCCCCTTCATCGGACGCCGTCGCGAGGTCGCGGCGCTGCGCCACCTGTGCGCCCGCTCCCGGCTGGTGACCGTCACCGGGCTCGGCGGCATCGGCAAGACCCGCACCGCCCTGCGCGCCGCCGCCCACCTCGCCGACGGATTCGCCGACGGCGCCTGGCTCGTCGAACTGGCCGGGCTCCAGGGCGACGACATGCTCGTGCACGCGGTCACCACCGCCCTGCGCGCCACCGACCACACGACCCGGCCGCAGCACGAGGTCCTCGCGGGGCACCTCGCCGACAAGCACCTGCTGCTCGTCCTCGACACCTGCGAGCATCTCGTCGAGGCGTGCGCGCGGCTCACCGCCCAACTGCTGCGCGCCGCACCCCGCTTGCACATCCTCGCCACCAGCAGGCAGCCGCTCGGCGTCCGCGGCGAGGAGCTCTTCGTCGTCGCGCCGATGTCCGTGCCGGCCGACGCGGTGCAGCTCTTCGCGCAGCGCGGCCACGCGGCCCACCCCGGCTTCGAACTCACCGCGCGCACCCGGCCCACGGTCGAGCGGATCTGCGCCCGCCTCGACGGCATTCCGCTCGCGATCGAACTCGCCGCGGGGCGGCTGCGCGGCGAACAGCCCGAGGAACTCCTCGCCCGCCTCGACGACCGCTTCCAGCTCGCCGCCGACGAGCCCGAGCACACCAGCAGGCACAGCACCCTGCGGACGACCATCGGCTGGAGCCACGAACTCTGCGCGCCCGCCGAGCGGTTGCTGTGGGCCCGCCTCTCCGTCTTCGCCGGGGCCTTCTCGCGCGAGGCCGCCGAGGAGGTGTGCGCCGACGACGCCCTCGACCGGGCCGACATCGGCCGCCTGCTCACCGGACTCGTCGAGAAGTCCCTGCTCGTACGGGAGGACGACGGCAGCGCGGAGTCCGCGGGCCGCATGGGCGCGCGGGGCGGACCGGACGCCGAAGTGCCGCTCGGCGGCGAGCGGTTCAGGCAGCTCGACACCGTTCGCGCCTACGGCGCCGAGTGGCTGCGGCGGCTGGGCGAGGAGCGGTTCGCGCGCACCCGCCACCTCGCCTGGTGCCAGGAGTTCGCGGCGCGCGGCGAAGCGGCCTGGTTCGGGCCGGGGCAGACCGCCGTCTTCCACGCGACCCGGCGCGCGCACGCCCAGCTGCTCGCCGCGCTCGACTTCGCCCTGTCGACGCCGGGGCAGGAGCGGGCCGGCGCCCGGCTGGCCGGGACGCTCTGGTTCTACTGGGTCGGCTGCGGACTCCTCGGCGACGGCCGCTACTGGCTCGACCGGGCGCTCGCCGTGGTCCCCGGACTCCATCGGGACCGGCTCAAGGCGCTCTGGGTCGACGGATACATCGCCATCCTCCAGGGCGACGCGCGCGCCGCCGCCGCCATGCTGACCGAGTGCCGGGCCGGAGCCCTGCGCAGCGACGACGACCGGGCCTACGCGTACTCCACCCACCGGCTCGGCTGCGCCGCCCTGATGCGGGACGAACACGCCACGGCGGAGCGGTACTTCAGGGCCTCCCTGACCAGCTACGCCGAGCTCGGCGAACACAACAGCAACGTCATGATGGCCCGCATCGAACTCGCCATGGCGCTCGCCTTCCAGGGCGACCTCGCCTCGGCGGTCACCCTCTGCCAGGAGGCGCGCGCCGCGTGCGAGACGCACGGCGAGCGCTGGGCCAAGGCCTATGCCCTCTACGTCCTCGCCTTCGCCGCCTGGGCGGGCGGCGAGGGCGAGGAGGCGGCGAAGCTCGCCGAGGACTGCCTGGTCATCAACTACGAGTTCCGTGACCTCGTCGGGGTCGTCCTGCCCGTCGAGGTCATCGCCCTGCTCTGGGCGTCCGGCGGTGACTGCGAGCAGGCGGCCGTGCTCCAGGGCGCGGCACGCGGCATCTGGGGCCGGGTGGGTCTGCCCCTGTTCGGATCCGTGTACTTCAACGCGCCGCACGACACGGCCGTCGCGCTCGCCCGCGAGGGCCTCGGCGACCAGGCGTACGAGGAGGCGTTCGAGCGGGGCGCGAGCCTCGGCCTGGACGAGGCGGTCGCCCTCGCCCTGCACCGCGCGCCCGAGCCGCTGCACACCACCTGCTAG
- a CDS encoding NADP-dependent oxidoreductase, which produces MSSTMRVISQRRLGGPEVLEVATVERPEPHEGEALVRVHAAGVNPVDWQARSGDAPLFGDPPFTLGWDISGVVEAAGQDVTTFRPGDEVFGMIRGGGYAEYAVVRTEHLAPKPSSVDHVHAAATPAAALTSWQALVDTAQIGPGRRVLVHAAAGGVGHIAVQIAKAEGAYVIGTAGADKHDFLRDLGVDEPVDYTATDFARTVRDVDVAFDLIGGDYGPRTLATLRPGGLLVSAALADLGITQEDAEARDVRFASVAVQPSGATLRKVAALMAAGRIRPHVSARLPLEEVAKAHEMSATGHTQGKIVLTLT; this is translated from the coding sequence ATGAGCTCCACCATGCGCGTCATCAGCCAGCGCCGCCTCGGCGGCCCCGAAGTGCTCGAAGTGGCGACCGTGGAGCGGCCCGAACCGCACGAGGGCGAGGCGCTCGTGCGGGTGCACGCCGCGGGGGTCAACCCCGTCGACTGGCAGGCGCGTTCGGGTGACGCGCCGCTTTTCGGCGACCCGCCGTTCACGCTCGGCTGGGACATCTCCGGGGTCGTCGAGGCGGCCGGGCAGGACGTCACGACGTTCCGGCCGGGCGACGAGGTGTTCGGAATGATCCGCGGCGGCGGCTACGCCGAGTACGCCGTGGTGCGCACCGAGCACCTGGCGCCGAAGCCGTCGTCCGTGGACCATGTGCACGCGGCGGCGACTCCGGCGGCCGCGCTCACCTCCTGGCAGGCGCTGGTCGACACGGCCCAGATCGGCCCGGGGCGACGGGTGTTGGTGCACGCGGCGGCGGGCGGAGTCGGCCACATCGCCGTACAGATCGCGAAGGCCGAGGGCGCGTACGTCATCGGCACGGCGGGCGCCGACAAGCACGACTTCCTGCGCGACCTGGGCGTCGACGAGCCGGTCGACTACACGGCGACCGACTTCGCCCGGACGGTACGGGACGTCGACGTAGCCTTCGACCTGATCGGCGGTGACTACGGCCCGCGCACCCTGGCCACGCTGCGCCCCGGCGGCCTGCTGGTCTCGGCGGCCCTCGCGGACCTGGGCATCACCCAGGAGGACGCGGAGGCCCGGGACGTACGGTTCGCGTCGGTGGCGGTGCAGCCGTCGGGCGCCACGCTGCGCAAGGTCGCGGCGCTGATGGCGGCGGGCCGGATCCGCCCGCACGTCTCGGCACGGCTGCCGTTGGAAGAGGTGGCCAAGGCGCACGAGATGAGCGCGACGGGCCACACACAGGGAAAGATAGTCCTCACCCTCACCTAA
- a CDS encoding CDP-alcohol phosphatidyltransferase family protein, with protein MNGLYSLKPWYADRLAGVRAGCAARGVSPDTLTWAGVACGAAAGAALAFLPAPFAALPVAVLLAARLGFANLDGALARDTGRTTRRGAVLNELGDRAADLAMLAGFLTVAPLWLVATAALAATLPSWLALAGAAAGAPRRNGGPSARPNAACWS; from the coding sequence ATGAACGGCCTCTACTCCTTGAAGCCCTGGTACGCGGACCGGCTCGCCGGTGTCCGTGCCGGGTGCGCGGCGCGTGGCGTCTCGCCCGACACCCTGACCTGGGCGGGTGTGGCGTGCGGCGCGGCGGCGGGCGCGGCGCTCGCGTTCCTGCCCGCGCCGTTCGCCGCGCTGCCGGTGGCGGTGCTGCTCGCGGCGCGGCTCGGCTTCGCCAACCTGGACGGGGCGCTGGCCCGTGACACGGGTCGCACCACCCGGCGCGGCGCCGTCCTCAACGAACTCGGCGACCGAGCGGCCGACTTGGCGATGCTGGCCGGTTTCCTGACCGTGGCCCCGCTGTGGCTGGTGGCCACGGCGGCGCTCGCGGCGACGCTGCCCTCCTGGCTCGCGCTCGCGGGCGCGGCGGCGGGCGCCCCGCGCCGCAACGGCGGCCCCTCGGCAAGACCGAACGCTGCCTGCTGGTCGTGA
- a CDS encoding 1-acyl-sn-glycerol-3-phosphate acyltransferase produces MLAEAAGVPVVPVGIAGTDRLLPKHGRLRPSLVRVRIGDPLPASTTPDEARAAVAALHDRTVAEPLADSRVRKRVARVVGSRAGLPLAFVWAGAEALSWPLMPELLLAIACVAMPRRALGLSVAALAGSLAGGLLALQLASTGVQLPAPLTTDRMRAEVRHELVAEGAAAVRHQPWNGIPFKVYAHEAGRADVPAGDFLAAAARARGTRTLAVGLAFGAFGFLAHRMRRRYGTYLILLGAGFTVGLTLIVAGWS; encoded by the coding sequence GTGCTCGCCGAGGCCGCGGGCGTGCCCGTCGTGCCGGTCGGCATCGCGGGCACAGACCGGCTGCTGCCCAAGCACGGCAGGCTGCGTCCGTCGCTGGTCCGCGTCCGGATCGGCGACCCGCTGCCGGCGTCCACGACCCCGGACGAGGCACGCGCCGCGGTGGCCGCCCTCCATGACCGTACGGTCGCCGAACCGCTCGCGGACTCGCGCGTCCGCAAGCGGGTCGCGCGTGTCGTCGGGTCGCGGGCCGGGCTGCCGCTGGCCTTCGTCTGGGCGGGCGCGGAGGCGCTCAGCTGGCCGCTGATGCCCGAGCTGCTGCTCGCGATCGCCTGCGTGGCGATGCCGCGCCGCGCCCTCGGCCTCTCCGTCGCCGCGCTCGCGGGCAGCCTGGCGGGCGGCCTGCTCGCCCTCCAACTGGCCTCCACCGGAGTCCAGTTGCCCGCTCCGCTGACCACGGACCGGATGCGCGCCGAGGTGCGTCACGAACTGGTCGCCGAGGGCGCGGCCGCCGTCCGCCACCAGCCGTGGAACGGCATCCCCTTCAAGGTCTACGCGCATGAGGCCGGCCGCGCCGACGTGCCCGCCGGCGACTTCCTGGCCGCCGCGGCCCGCGCGCGCGGCACCCGCACCCTCGCGGTCGGGCTCGCGTTCGGCGCGTTCGGGTTCCTCGCGCACCGGATGCGGCGCCGCTACGGCACGTATCTGATACTCCTCGGCGCCGGGTTCACGGTGGGGCTCACGCTGATCGTGGCGGGCTGGTCCTAG
- a CDS encoding GNAT family N-acetyltransferase: MTTPRTARTAHTADLAPAELAAVRALLDDAFDGDFSDEDWAHSLGGVHALVHDGTGALLAHGSVVQRHVVHRGRTLRVGYVEAVAVRADARRTGLGGQVTGALERVIAAAYDFGALSASSAGRRLYEGRGWAAWDGPFAAYGPAGTVDLPDEAPPFLFPAATVRVLLDQDHPLLFDWRDGDLL, encoded by the coding sequence GTGACCACGCCGCGCACCGCCCGCACCGCCCACACCGCCGACCTCGCGCCCGCCGAACTCGCCGCCGTCCGCGCTCTGTTGGACGACGCCTTCGACGGCGACTTCTCCGACGAGGACTGGGCGCACTCCCTCGGCGGCGTGCACGCTCTCGTCCACGACGGCACCGGCGCGCTGCTCGCCCACGGCTCCGTCGTCCAGCGCCACGTGGTCCACCGCGGCCGCACGCTGCGCGTCGGCTACGTGGAGGCCGTCGCCGTCCGCGCCGACGCGCGCCGCACCGGGCTCGGCGGGCAGGTGACCGGCGCCCTGGAACGGGTGATCGCCGCCGCGTACGACTTCGGCGCGCTCTCCGCGTCGAGCGCGGGGCGCCGCCTGTACGAGGGGCGCGGCTGGGCGGCGTGGGACGGACCGTTCGCCGCGTACGGGCCGGCCGGGACGGTCGACCTGCCGGACGAGGCACCGCCGTTCCTGTTCCCCGCCGCGACCGTCCGCGTCCTCCTCGACCAGGACCACCCCCTCCTGTTCGACTGGCGCGACGGTGATCTCCTCTAG
- a CDS encoding phosphatidate cytidylyltransferase — protein MSALFVAGEAVARAVPVVGGVLGAGGVAVAALPARVRMRAELRRRWRSWALAAPLFLGAFLLGRAGTFALAAGLGVVAVGEYARMAGLGRGERIVLGAAAVAVPGLAWAVPGVDAVRAAGALLGAAVIVAVVSGDASGGFTRACRTLFGLVWIPVALAGLVALDADTALAVGVAVAFGDVGAWCAGTALGRRGPLSYPLSPLSPNKTWAGVAGAACATAAALAVVGAFAITLWAAVLAGAVLGDLVESMVKREAGVKDAGTWLPGFGGLLDRVDSLLVALLLVMATGVGL, from the coding sequence ATGAGCGCGCTGTTCGTCGCAGGTGAGGCGGTGGCGCGGGCGGTGCCCGTCGTGGGCGGGGTGCTCGGCGCCGGTGGCGTGGCCGTGGCGGCGCTGCCCGCGCGGGTGCGGATGCGGGCCGAGCTGCGCAGGCGGTGGCGGAGCTGGGCGCTGGCCGCGCCGCTGTTCCTCGGCGCGTTCCTCCTCGGGCGGGCGGGGACGTTCGCGCTCGCTGCGGGGCTCGGGGTCGTCGCGGTGGGCGAGTACGCGCGGATGGCGGGCCTCGGCCGAGGCGAACGGATCGTGTTGGGCGCGGCCGCCGTCGCGGTGCCGGGTCTCGCGTGGGCGGTGCCCGGCGTGGACGCGGTACGGGCGGCGGGGGCCCTGCTGGGGGCGGCGGTGATCGTGGCCGTCGTCTCCGGGGACGCCAGCGGCGGCTTCACCCGGGCCTGCCGCACCCTGTTCGGCCTCGTCTGGATCCCGGTGGCCCTGGCCGGTCTCGTCGCCCTCGACGCGGACACGGCGCTGGCCGTCGGAGTGGCGGTGGCGTTCGGGGATGTCGGGGCGTGGTGCGCGGGCACGGCACTCGGCCGTCGCGGGCCGCTCTCGTACCCCCTGTCGCCGCTGTCCCCGAACAAGACGTGGGCGGGCGTCGCGGGCGCCGCCTGCGCGACGGCCGCCGCGCTCGCGGTGGTCGGGGCCTTCGCCATCACCCTCTGGGCCGCCGTGCTGGCCGGAGCGGTGCTCGGGGACCTGGTCGAGTCGATGGTGAAACGGGAGGCGGGCGTGAAGGACGCGGGCACCTGGCTCCCGGGCTTCGGCGGCCTCCTCGACCGCGTCGACTCCCTCCTGGTGGCGCTGCTGCTGGTGATGGCGACGGGGGTGGGGCTGTGA
- a CDS encoding alpha/beta fold hydrolase, with protein MATVTVRGHEIHYVEAGSADAPVLLLLHGFPTSSRMFRDLIPRLAARHRVIAPDHLGFGRSAAPDAESFPYTFAELAALTAEFTTALGLDRFALYVQDYGAPIGLRLALAHPERVTAIITQNGNAYEEGLGAEAWAPVLAYIADPSEKTAEPVRAIRSLDGIKWQYETGVPAAYRDRLDPSAWERDAADMAREGQDAIQLALMADYGTNIDLYPAFHDYFRRSQVPLLAVWGAHDQVFVREGATAFLRDLPEAEVHLLPTGHFALETHAEQAAALIDDFLRRRVPARP; from the coding sequence ATGGCGACAGTCACCGTCCGCGGTCACGAGATCCACTATGTGGAGGCCGGGTCCGCCGACGCTCCCGTCCTGCTGCTCCTGCACGGCTTCCCGACCAGTTCGCGCATGTTCCGCGACCTGATCCCCCGCCTCGCCGCGCGCCACCGGGTCATCGCCCCGGACCACCTCGGCTTCGGCCGCTCGGCGGCGCCGGACGCGGAGTCCTTCCCGTACACCTTCGCCGAACTGGCCGCTCTCACGGCCGAGTTCACGACCGCGCTGGGCCTCGACCGGTTCGCGCTCTACGTCCAGGACTACGGCGCCCCCATCGGCCTGCGCCTCGCCCTCGCGCACCCCGAGCGCGTCACCGCGATCATCACGCAGAACGGCAACGCCTACGAGGAGGGGCTCGGTGCCGAGGCGTGGGCGCCGGTCCTCGCCTACATCGCCGACCCGAGCGAGAAGACCGCCGAGCCGGTCCGCGCGATCCGCTCGCTCGACGGCATCAAGTGGCAGTACGAGACCGGGGTCCCGGCGGCCTACCGCGACCGCCTCGACCCGTCGGCCTGGGAGCGGGACGCGGCGGACATGGCGCGCGAGGGGCAGGACGCGATCCAGCTCGCGCTCATGGCCGACTACGGCACCAACATCGACCTGTACCCGGCGTTCCACGACTACTTCCGCAGGTCACAGGTGCCGCTGCTGGCGGTGTGGGGTGCGCACGACCAGGTGTTCGTACGGGAGGGGGCGACGGCGTTCCTGCGGGACCTGCCGGAGGCGGAGGTGCACCTGCTGCCGACGGGCCACTTCGCGCTGGAGACGCACGCGGAGCAGGCGGCGGCACTGATCGACGACTTCCTGCGGCGGCGCGTGCCCGCGCGACCGTGA